CCCATTGCCAAGGTGCAGGCCTTCCAGGGTTTCTTCCAGGCCTTCCAGTAACTGCTCGCGGGTCTGATCGGTGGCTTCGCGCTGCTGGTCGTTCTGCTGACGCGCCTGCTCGTGAGTTTCGTGGTCGTGCAGCGTTTTGCGGCACGCGAGAACGGCTTGATGGTAACGTGCCTCCTGGTCGGCGTCAGGCGATTGGCTGAGCTGTTCCCATTCACGTTGCAGGTGACGCAGCCGACCACCGTAGAGGGGCTCCCAGGTGGCTTGGGCGTGTTTTTCCAACTGTTGCAAAAGTGTCTCGCGCTTTTGCTGTTGGGCTTCTTTCCACTCGGCGTCGGCACGCCGTTCTTGCAGCCGATCTTTGGCCATACGCACGACCTGGCGGTCCCGGCGGGCTTCCTTCAACAGCTTCTTCAAGCCTTCTTCACTGACGACGCGATCAGCTGCCTGGTGACGAACGGCCGCGACGCCGTTATGGCAGGCGTGTTCGATAAGGTCGTGTTCATCGGTCAACCGGGCGAGCGCGGTAAGCCGTAAATTGAGGTTGTCACCCTTATGCACAAGAGCGTTGAGTATCTTGGTATCGTCAATGCGCTCGGCAAGTGCCTCACGCTGGCCAAGCCCCGTTTGCCCTTGTTGGCCGCTAAGTCGCTGGCATAGCGCCTCTTGCCAAGCCGAGTCGTCCTGGTGGGCCGGGTAAGCCGCCATGAGCCCTTCAAGGTCATCAAGGGCAAGTAATGCGGCAAGCTGTATGTCGCTATCCGGGTCCTGCGCAAGCGAAGCGAGCGCTTGGCGCTGTTCGCTATGGTCAGGGTCAAGGCGGTGGAGAGCCTGGCGGCGTACCTCGGCATTGGGGTGCTGCCAGCGAGGTGCGAACAGGCGTCTTAACAGTCCGTGCATGGATCATCCTGCTGTGAGGCGCTTTGCGTGAAAAAAATCAGACGTCGACCTTTAGAAGGTTGCAGTTGTCGGCGCTGTCGCTTAGCGTTGACTTATGATGTGGGTTTGGTGAGGGGTAATTCTCACCGCCCAAAAGCGCTCAAATGCGCTACCTTATATCTTAATATCTTACCTGAACATGACATGGAGTTCGGCCATGAGCCTCAATGTGGATAGTGCCGACGTGGCCTTTACCTTTAAAGGCGGCATGCTGCCGATGACCGTCATGGAGCTAAGCAGCGCTGACCCAGAGCATATCCGACGTCAGCTGGCGAGCAAACTGTCTCAGTCGCCCGCGTTCTTTCAGCATACACCGGTTGTGCTTAGCGTGGAAAAGCTCGATGAGCCCCATCTTTCGCTGGAGCGTATTTGCGCCGTCTGCCGGGATCACAAGTTGCTTCCCGTGGCAGTGAGAGGTGGCACTGAGCCGGTTCGTCAATCGGCGTGGGCGCTCGGCCTTGGCTGGTTTGCGCCGGTCGATGAAAGTCGTGCGCAAATGCTCAAGAGTGTTAGCAGTGATAGCGAAAGTGCAGCACCCGTCGCCGTGTCGGACGCAAACACCGCTGAAGAGGCCGCCCAGGCGCAAGAAAGCAACGGTGCGGAAGCCACGCGTCTCTACCGGGGTACGGTGCGCTCCGGGCAGCAGGTGAGCGCTTCAGGGGGTGACTTGGTCGTCATCGGTGCGGTCAATGCGGGAGCGGAAGTTCTGGCAGCCGGTAGTATTCATGTTTATGGCGCATTGCGCGGGCGGGCATTAGCGGGTATTCATGGCAATACCCAAGCGGGTATCTATTGCCGGGAGCTGGCCGCTGAATTACTGTCGGTGGCGGGTAATTACAAGCGTCTGGAAGATATTGATTCTCAACTATTGGGTGCCCCCGCTGAGGTGCACTTTACGCAACAACAATTGGAAATTAAGCCGCTTAATTAGCGCCGAAAGCGTAAATCGTTGAGAATGCCAGCCACGCGGAGTCACCGCGTGGTCTACTGATGACATAGACGTTCCCGTTGTACGTAGTGCGCTAACGGCGCGCTTGCGATGAACGACTTCAAGAAGGAAGTAACTTTTGGCCAAAATTATTGTAGTGACCTCGGGTAAAGGGGGGGTCGGCAAAACCACCAGTGCCGCCGCTATTTCGACAGGCTTAGCCCTACGCGGTAAGAAAACGGTGGTGATCGATTTCGATGTGGGCTTGCGTAATCTTGACCTGATAATGGGCTGCGAGCGCCGCGTTGTTTACGACCTGGTCAATGTGATTCAAGGCGAAGCGGGGCTGAATCAAGCGCTGATCCGCGATAAGCGGGTTGAGAACCTGTTTATTCTGCCGGCCTCGCAAACCCGTGATAAGGATGCCTTGACCCAGGAAGGCGTTGCCGAAGTGCTCGACAAGCTGAAAGAGGACTTCGATTTCATCATGTGTGATTCGCCTGCCGGTATCGAACGTGGCGCCCAGTTGGCCATGTACTTTGCCGATGAGGCCATCGTGGTGACGAACCCGGAAGTATCCTCGGTGCGCGATTCTGATCGGATTCTTGGCCTGCTGGCCTCCAAGACACGCCGCGCCGAGGAAAGCAGTGACCCGATTAAAGAGCACCTGCTGGTCACGCGCTATAACCCTGAGCGGGTCACGTCGGGTGACATGCTAACGCTGGACGATATCCGTGAAATATTGGCGATTAATCTGCTCGGCCTGATTCCCGAGTCCGAGGCGGTGCTGCGAGCCTCGAACCAGGGTGTGCCGGTGACCCACGATATTTCAAGCGACGCGGGCCAGGCCTATAGCGATACCGTATCGCGTCTGCTCGGTGAGGACATGCCACTGCGCTTTCACGAAATGCAGCGTAAAGGCTTGCTCAGCCGCATGTTTGGTGGAGGTCGGCGATGAAACTGCTGGAGTTCTTGAAGCGTGAGCGCAAGAAGTCAGCCTCGGTGGCAAAAGAACGCCTGCAAATTATCGTGGCGCATCAACGAAGCCAACGGGGACAGCCCGATTACATGCCGATGCTGGAACGTGAGTTGCTGGAGGTCATTCGCCGCTACGTTCACGTGGACGACGATGCGATTCAGATTTCGCTGGATAGCGAGGATAACTGCTCGGTGTTGGAGTTGAACGTTACGCTGCCCAAAAGCTGATCGACGCATTTTTGAATACGCGGCGAAACCCAGCGTGGATATGCTAGGCTTGGGCTTTTCATTGCCCAGCGGAGTGCTTGTCCATGGTGTCACCCAATGCTGCCCCCGCCAGCTTTTTATGGCATGACTACGAGACCTTTGGGGCTGATCCGCGTCGTGATCGGCCCGCTCAGTTCGCCGCCCTGCGCACTGACGCTGACTTGAACGAAATCGGCGAACCGGTCGAGCTGTTCTGTCGCCCCGCTGATGATTATCTGCCCCATCCCGCCGCCTGTCTGATTACCGGTATTACCCCGCAAAAGGCCCAGCGCCACGGCCTCCCAGAAGCCGAGTTCGCCGCTGAGGTGCAGCGCCACATGAGCGAGCCGGGCACCTGTGTGGTGGGCTATAACAGCCTGCGCTTCGATGATGAAGTGTCGCGCCACTTGTTCTACCGTAATCTTCTCGACCCCTACGCCCGTGAGTGGCAAAACGGCAACTCGCGCTGGGATCTTATCGATGTGGTCCGAGCGTTTTACGCCTTGAGGCCCGAGGGGATCGAGTGGCCGCTGCGCGACGATGGCGCCCCGAGTTTCAAGCTTGAAGACCTAACGGCGGCCAATGGGATTGCCCACGAAGGGGCCCACGATGCGGTGGCCGACGTGCGCGCGACGATTGCGCTGGCGCGTCTGCTGAAGTCGCGCAATGCCAAGCTGTTTGATTATTTGCTCGGTCTGCGCGGCAAGCGGGCTGTAGCCAAGCAGCTCGACTTGCCCAGTGCCAAACCGATTTTGCATATTTCGCGTCGTTATCCGGCAAGCCGGGCGTGCAGTGCGCTTGTGATGCCGTTGGCCGAGCACCCGAGCAATCCCAACGGGGTGATCGTCTACGACCTGAGCGTGGATCCCAGTGAGTTACTGACCATGTCGGCGGCGCAAATTCGCGAGCGGGTCTTCGTCAGTCAGCAGGACCTGGCGGAGGGCGAAACCCGCATTCCGCTCAAGGTCATTCACATCAATCGCTGCCCGGTGGTCTTTCCCACCACTGCGCTGAAAGACGTGGAGGGGTCGCAGAAAGGTGAGTATGGCGACATCGTGGCCCGTTTGGGGCTGGATATGAACGCCTGTCGCCGTCACTGGAAAATGCTCCGCGAGGCGTCCGGGGTGTCCCAGAAAGTTGCCGAGGTCTTCAGCGCAGGCTACGACGATGCCCCGCAGGACCCCGACCTGATGCTTTATGCCGGGGCTTTCTTCTCGGCTGCCGATCGTAAGCAGATGGAGCGGGTCAGGGCCATGGACCCCTGGGATCTGGTGGGCGAGCGGTTTGCCTTTCAGGACCCGCGACTTGAAGAAATGCTGTTTCGCTTCCGCGCGCGAAGCTACCCGGAAACACTCGAGGGAGACGAACTGGAGCAGTGGGAGGCGTTTCGCTGGATGCGTCTGAACGATGCCACGCTGTCAGGTTTTACCCTGAAAGCCTTTGCTCGGGAGATCGAAAACTACAACCAGCAGACGCTGACCGATCATCAGCGCCAGATACTCGAAGAACTCGTGCTCTATGTTGAGGCCATGCTACCGGCCCAGGCGTTTGACGCCTGAGCCGGTAGGGCTCAGCGGTCAGTCGCCGGCTTTTTCGGGGAAAGGCGTAAACTGCTGGCGGATCGCTGCCACGTCGCTGGGTTCGTCGCCTGGGTTGAAGCGCACGTCCAGTTGGCGTTCACGCAGCGCTGGCCACAGGGCCTGCAGGTCGTCTAACGTCACCTCAAGGGCCAGCTCAGCGAGTTGTTCGCGGCGGTCAAAACGCACCTCCTCCCGCGCGGTTGCCTGCCAGTAGCGATTGGCCATCTGCGCCAACCGCGTGTCGCGCTGGCGCAAGCGGGTATTCACTGCTTGACGGTAGGCGTCCAGCTCACCGTCTTCCAACTGCTCAAGCCGCTCGCCGGTGCCCTCCAGAAACGCATCCATGCGCTCGGCGATCGTGTTGCTATCGGCGTCGGGTGACTGCACGACCATGGCAATGCCAGGGGCGTCCAGCAGCGGTGAGTAACCCGCGTTGACGATGTAACCAAGCTGCTCCTCGGTGCGCAGTTGCTGGTAGAAAGGCGTTTCCAGCCACTGGGCGAGCACCTGTGTCGCGGCTTGCTCGTGCAGTGTTTGATCACGGCCTTGCAGGTAACGCAGCACGATGGATTCTTCGCGTTCGCTATTAGGATGCAAGACCGTGTCGTCGCTGTTGACGGCGAGCGGCGTGAGATTGGCGATATCGTCGCGCGTTAGCCGGGGAGTGAGCTTACCGCGCATCAGGTTCGCCTGCTCTCGGGCGAGTTCGGGCCCCAGGTTACCGACCGCCATGGCATCCACGTACAGGTCGGCAAGAAAACGCCGACGGAAGTCGATCAAGTGACCATGCTTCAGTCGCTGGCTGGCCTCAAGCAGCGCTTGGGTCGACCACTGCGGCGTTAGCAGGGCTTCGCCAATGGTTCCGCTGGCTTGGGCGTACAGGGAGGCTTGGGGGGCATTGCGCCACTCGCGCTGTAAACGGTTGAGCACCCGCTCGAAGTCGCGCTGACCTATGTTGGCGTCGCTGAGCTGGTCGAGCGCTTGCTCGATCAGCGGTGTCTGGCCGTCCCGCCAGCCGGAAAACGACAGCGTCATGCCTCGTGAATGGGCATAGGCGCTGAACGACTGGCCGGCCAGCCAGGCAGGGTAAAGCGCTTCGTTAAGGCTATCGTTCAGCCAGTTGGCCAATAGCCGGGTGAGCACCGCTTCCTCGGCGGAATAGCTGGCACTGGGGTGCTGCAAGCTCAGCCGCCACTCCACCTTGGGCGTGTTGAACTGGGCATCCTGCATATGCCAGGCGGTGAACGAAGGCGTGTCGATCAGCGTGCTGGGGTGTTCGTTCTGGCCGTCCAGCAGGCTAAGATCGCTGGCAATAAACGGGTTGGGTGCAGGGAGCGACAGCCCGGTCAAGGCTTGGCCGCTTTGGCTGGGCGGCTGTTCGCGCCAGGCGGTGTCGAACCAGGGCGTTACCTGATCACTTTCGATGTCGGGGGCTGAGTAAATGCGCAGCATATTGTCCTGGGTCAGCGCATCCAGGTAGCGTTGATGCTGCTCGGCATCGAAATCATCCATCCGGTACGCGGCGTACTGGACGTCCTCCACCGGGTAGCGTGACAGGCTCATCGATAGTCGCGTGGCTTCCTGCTGGGGTTCGCCGTGCTGTTGAAAGCGGAAGGCCTGTTCGTTGAGGTCGGCTTGCTCGCTGTAGCGCCACTCTTCAAGCCCGCCCTGGCGGATACGCTCGATAGCGGCAAACAGCGTGGCTTCAATATCGTCCAGGCGCTGCGCGCCCTCCTCGGTCAGGCTGATGGAGACAGTGAGAAGCGCATGCTGACCATCGCCGCGGCCGACCCCCGCCGACAGTGCGTCGGCAAGCCCGGCATCCTTGAGGACCGCGAACAGACTGCCATCGCTTTCATCGCCCAGCAAATGGGAAATCAGTTGGGTGGGCTTCTGGCGATAAGCGTCGGTGGGGTCGGGAATGGGAAAGTAGAAACGCAGTTGGTGACGATCTTCAATCGACTGGCGTTCCACATAACGGGGCAGCGTGTCGCGATCCACGAGCGGTGCGTCGATGCTGGGGGCTTCCCGGTCGTTGTCGGGAATCTCGGCAAAGCGCTCGACCACCCAGTCTTCCAGGGTATCCAGCGGCTGGGGCGCCACCACGGCCAGGTTCATCACATTGGCGTCGTAGTGACGCTGATAAAACGCCATTACCCGTTCGCGAAGGGTGGCTTCGCCGTCCGGTGGATTGGCCAGCGTCTCGCGGGTACCCACGGCAAACTGGGTGGTCGGGTTATCCGGGTTCAACAACTGGTTGAGTACCGCGTTTTCGCGCCTTCCTTCATCCTGACGGCGTGACACGTACTCGGAGTGCACCACATTGCGCTCGCTTTCAAGCTTGTCGGCATTAAACAGCGGTGACACGAAAAAAGCGCTGAACCTATCCAGGGCGCCCTCGAAGGCCGAAGGCTCAATGCTGAAAAAATAATTGGTATCCTGAGAAGCGGTAAAAGCGTTGTGCGACCCCGCATTGCGCGACAGATAGCGCTGATAGGCGTCGGCTTCAGGGTAGGCCTCGGTGCCCAAAAACAGCATGTGTTCAAGGAAGTGGGCGAGCCCCTGCAGGTCGTCAGGGTCCTGGGCGCTGCCGACCCGTACGTTCATCGATGCTGCCGCTTTATCTGCCTCGTCATCACTGACGAGTAGCACATTCAAGCCGTTTTCCAGCTCGAGCACGCGGTAGTCGCGCTCGTCATACGGGCTGACGTGGGGCGTGGTGACGTCCTTGATGTCGTCTTCGTTGGCAGCAAGCGCCGCGGGCGCAAGCCAAAGGCTGCCCATGGCCATGCCCATCAGGGCGCCACCAGGCAACGCCATTTTCCATCTTGCAAAGCGTTTTAAACCAATAAGTTGACGCATGTAAGCTCCTATGGCGTGGTCCAGCGTATCATCGGCCCGACGGGGTGAGCACAGGCCGGAGACTGGTAGGTAGGAAAGTTGATCTGCTTTGATACCGGAAAAGCGCCCAACAGTTCCAACGGTGCCGGCGCCAATAAGCGATCGAGGCGAGCGTGGTCCGTGTCGGGATTTAACCATTCATCTGCGTCCTGCGCGTCGACCACCGCAGGCAGTCGGTCCGTCAGGTGCGATAAACAGGCGTTGGCGGGGACGGTTACCAGAGCGGTGGAGTCGTTGTAGCTAGTGAGTGTGGTGTGGTAACGACACCACAGGCCCGCCAACAGCAGTGGCCCACGATTGACCTGCGTGACCAGGTAAGGTTGCTTGGCACGGGGTAGCCGTTTCCAGATGTAAAAGCCGCTGACTGGTACCAGGCAGCGACGCGAGCGATAGGCTTCCTGAAACATTCCGCGTTGGTTCAGGGTTTCCGCTCGAGCGCAGTGTGGGGCATTATCCAGGACTTTTAGCCAGGGCGGTGTTAGCCCCCAGAATAACGACTGTAAACAGAGTTGACCCTCAACCATACGGATGGCCGATATCGGTTGCCGCGGTGCCACGTTGGGTGACTCGATCAAGGGTTCAGCCATCTTCAGGCTTGGGAGTAGGCGGGCAAGAGGCAGTTGCTGCACGTGTAAGCGCCCAGCCATGCAGGTCTCCTTTTACGCTAACGCGTTGTCTGTACCCTTTTAGAGGGTATTAAGCATGAAATGTCGAGGTTTGGAGTCGAAAACAGTGTTCGATGTGGGGTATCCTATAGTATCCCTTGTTCACGCTAAAGCGCGATGAGGCATTCTTCCTGTTTGCCGTTCACATTAAGAGATCGCCATGGCTCGCCCCAGACAGCACGCGCCCGATGCACTACACGCGCAGGTCATGCACGCTTGCGATGAATGGTTGGCTCAACAGTCCATCCATGGTTTATCGCTGCGTGCCCTGGCCAGAGAGGTCGGCTGCGCCCCCAGTACATTGCTCAAGCTGTATGGCAGCTTTAATGTTCTGTTGCAGTACGTCAACGTCGAAACCCTGGCGCGCTTGCAGTCCACTATTACAAACCTTGCGTCGGATGATCCCGAACCCTGGCTGCGTGCGCTGGCCAATGCCTATTGGCGATTTGCTGAAAAGGATTGTTACCGGTGGCAGCTGTTGTTTGATCATCCGTTGGCGCAGGAAGGGGAGCTGGACCAGCGTCAGAGCCAGTTGATCGAGGCGTTGTTTACCCAGGTTGAAACGTCGCTCAAAGAGTATCAACCGCTACTGGATGATGCCGAGGCGCGACGCTTGGGACGCACCCTCTGGGGCAGTGTGCACGGGCTGGTTCAACTTGGGTTGAATGAACGCCTGGGTTACTGGCAGGGGCATCAACTCAAGGTGGATGAACTGCTTGACCAGCTGTTGAGCACCGTTCTTGCTGGGCTACGCAACCGCGAGCAACTCGAGTAATGGGATTGGTTAAGCCAGTGCGCCACTTGCTGCGCGGCGGTATCTTCCTAGCGATGCGGCTTTGCTATCGCCTGCGTGTTAGAGGGCGTTGCCATATTCCCAAACAAGGGCCGGCGCTGGTGGTGTGTAACCACGTCAGCTTTATGGATGCGTTGGTGCTGGGTGGCGGCAGTCCCCGCCCGTTGCGTTTTGTCATGGATCAGCCGATCTTTGACTCTCCCTGGCTCAGATGGTGGTTTCAACTAGTCGGTGCCATTCCCATCGAGTCTGAGCGTCGCAGTCCAGGCGCGTTACGTCGTGCCCTGGAGGAAGTCAGTCAGGCATTGCGCCAGGGTGAAGTGGTGATGGTGTTTCCCGAAGGGCGACTAACGCCCGACGGCGACATTCACCCCTTCCGTCGTGGGCTTGAGGCGATTGTGATGCGAGATTGCGTGCCGGTAGTGCCCGCTGCGCTTGCGGGGCTCTGGGGCTCGTGGACATCTCACTATGATGGCAAGGCGTTAAAGAAATGGCCCAGGCGTTTCCGGGCGCCGGTGAGCCTCCACTTTGGAGACCCTATTGACCCGAGTGATACCGGGGGGCTGGCGCTACGGCGCTACCTTGAACAGCAGGTGAGGCAACTTAAAGTCGAGGCGGATCAGGATATCGCGCCGCGCCAGTGACATTGCATCAGCCTATTGACCTAACCCGCTTCGCGTCGCCTTCCAGCAGCGCGCTGAGGTGATCAGGTTGTCTCGAATCGCCAGAATCTCCATCCGTGTTGCCCCTACCTGCAAGCAGGCAGGCCCTTCAGGAAACCCTTCCAAGTGCTCGAGAATTAACCCGTTGAGGGTTTTGGGACCGTCGGTAGGCAACTGCCAGCCAAGCATCTTATTGATGTCTCGAATGGTCGCGGTGCCTTCGATGACATGACTGCCGTCATCCTGTTGGTGAATATCATCATCTTCCGATACGTCGGTGGTGAATTCACCGACAATCTCTTCAAGAATGTCTTCCAGGGTGACAAGTCCTTCAACATCCCCGTACTCGTCGACCACGATGCCGATGCGGCGCTTTTGTTTCTGGAAGTTGAGCAGTTGGGTGTGAAGCGGCGTGGATTCCGGAATGAAGTAGGGCTCGCGGGCTTCCTGCACAATCGCTGCCTTGGTGACTTCGCTACGCGATAAAAAGCGAGCCGCATTGCGTAAGTGCAGCATGCCGATAATGTTATTGATATCGCCTTTGTAGACCGGCAGGCGGGTATGCTGGCTGGTGCGGATTTGCGCCAGGATGTCT
This window of the Halomonas sp. SH5A2 genome carries:
- the minD gene encoding septum site-determining protein MinD → MAKIIVVTSGKGGVGKTTSAAAISTGLALRGKKTVVIDFDVGLRNLDLIMGCERRVVYDLVNVIQGEAGLNQALIRDKRVENLFILPASQTRDKDALTQEGVAEVLDKLKEDFDFIMCDSPAGIERGAQLAMYFADEAIVVTNPEVSSVRDSDRILGLLASKTRRAEESSDPIKEHLLVTRYNPERVTSGDMLTLDDIREILAINLLGLIPESEAVLRASNQGVPVTHDISSDAGQAYSDTVSRLLGEDMPLRFHEMQRKGLLSRMFGGGRR
- the sbcB gene encoding exodeoxyribonuclease I; the encoded protein is MVSPNAAPASFLWHDYETFGADPRRDRPAQFAALRTDADLNEIGEPVELFCRPADDYLPHPAACLITGITPQKAQRHGLPEAEFAAEVQRHMSEPGTCVVGYNSLRFDDEVSRHLFYRNLLDPYAREWQNGNSRWDLIDVVRAFYALRPEGIEWPLRDDGAPSFKLEDLTAANGIAHEGAHDAVADVRATIALARLLKSRNAKLFDYLLGLRGKRAVAKQLDLPSAKPILHISRRYPASRACSALVMPLAEHPSNPNGVIVYDLSVDPSELLTMSAAQIRERVFVSQQDLAEGETRIPLKVIHINRCPVVFPTTALKDVEGSQKGEYGDIVARLGLDMNACRRHWKMLREASGVSQKVAEVFSAGYDDAPQDPDLMLYAGAFFSAADRKQMERVRAMDPWDLVGERFAFQDPRLEEMLFRFRARSYPETLEGDELEQWEAFRWMRLNDATLSGFTLKAFAREIENYNQQTLTDHQRQILEELVLYVEAMLPAQAFDA
- a CDS encoding 1-acyl-sn-glycerol-3-phosphate acyltransferase, translating into MGLVKPVRHLLRGGIFLAMRLCYRLRVRGRCHIPKQGPALVVCNHVSFMDALVLGGGSPRPLRFVMDQPIFDSPWLRWWFQLVGAIPIESERRSPGALRRALEEVSQALRQGEVVMVFPEGRLTPDGDIHPFRRGLEAIVMRDCVPVVPAALAGLWGSWTSHYDGKALKKWPRRFRAPVSLHFGDPIDPSDTGGLALRRYLEQQVRQLKVEADQDIAPRQ
- a CDS encoding TetR/AcrR family transcriptional regulator, whose translation is MARPRQHAPDALHAQVMHACDEWLAQQSIHGLSLRALAREVGCAPSTLLKLYGSFNVLLQYVNVETLARLQSTITNLASDDPEPWLRALANAYWRFAEKDCYRWQLLFDHPLAQEGELDQRQSQLIEALFTQVETSLKEYQPLLDDAEARRLGRTLWGSVHGLVQLGLNERLGYWQGHQLKVDELLDQLLSTVLAGLRNREQLE
- a CDS encoding SOS response-associated peptidase, yielding MAGRLHVQQLPLARLLPSLKMAEPLIESPNVAPRQPISAIRMVEGQLCLQSLFWGLTPPWLKVLDNAPHCARAETLNQRGMFQEAYRSRRCLVPVSGFYIWKRLPRAKQPYLVTQVNRGPLLLAGLWCRYHTTLTSYNDSTALVTVPANACLSHLTDRLPAVVDAQDADEWLNPDTDHARLDRLLAPAPLELLGAFPVSKQINFPTYQSPACAHPVGPMIRWTTP
- the minC gene encoding septum site-determining protein MinC, with protein sequence MSLNVDSADVAFTFKGGMLPMTVMELSSADPEHIRRQLASKLSQSPAFFQHTPVVLSVEKLDEPHLSLERICAVCRDHKLLPVAVRGGTEPVRQSAWALGLGWFAPVDESRAQMLKSVSSDSESAAPVAVSDANTAEEAAQAQESNGAEATRLYRGTVRSGQQVSASGGDLVVIGAVNAGAEVLAAGSIHVYGALRGRALAGIHGNTQAGIYCRELAAELLSVAGNYKRLEDIDSQLLGAPAEVHFTQQQLEIKPLN
- a CDS encoding insulinase family protein codes for the protein MAMGSLWLAPAALAANEDDIKDVTTPHVSPYDERDYRVLELENGLNVLLVSDDEADKAAASMNVRVGSAQDPDDLQGLAHFLEHMLFLGTEAYPEADAYQRYLSRNAGSHNAFTASQDTNYFFSIEPSAFEGALDRFSAFFVSPLFNADKLESERNVVHSEYVSRRQDEGRRENAVLNQLLNPDNPTTQFAVGTRETLANPPDGEATLRERVMAFYQRHYDANVMNLAVVAPQPLDTLEDWVVERFAEIPDNDREAPSIDAPLVDRDTLPRYVERQSIEDRHQLRFYFPIPDPTDAYRQKPTQLISHLLGDESDGSLFAVLKDAGLADALSAGVGRGDGQHALLTVSISLTEEGAQRLDDIEATLFAAIERIRQGGLEEWRYSEQADLNEQAFRFQQHGEPQQEATRLSMSLSRYPVEDVQYAAYRMDDFDAEQHQRYLDALTQDNMLRIYSAPDIESDQVTPWFDTAWREQPPSQSGQALTGLSLPAPNPFIASDLSLLDGQNEHPSTLIDTPSFTAWHMQDAQFNTPKVEWRLSLQHPSASYSAEEAVLTRLLANWLNDSLNEALYPAWLAGQSFSAYAHSRGMTLSFSGWRDGQTPLIEQALDQLSDANIGQRDFERVLNRLQREWRNAPQASLYAQASGTIGEALLTPQWSTQALLEASQRLKHGHLIDFRRRFLADLYVDAMAVGNLGPELAREQANLMRGKLTPRLTRDDIANLTPLAVNSDDTVLHPNSEREESIVLRYLQGRDQTLHEQAATQVLAQWLETPFYQQLRTEEQLGYIVNAGYSPLLDAPGIAMVVQSPDADSNTIAERMDAFLEGTGERLEQLEDGELDAYRQAVNTRLRQRDTRLAQMANRYWQATAREEVRFDRREQLAELALEVTLDDLQALWPALRERQLDVRFNPGDEPSDVAAIRQQFTPFPEKAGD
- the minE gene encoding cell division topological specificity factor MinE, with the translated sequence MKLLEFLKRERKKSASVAKERLQIIVAHQRSQRGQPDYMPMLERELLEVIRRYVHVDDDAIQISLDSEDNCSVLELNVTLPKS